The Myxococcus stipitatus genome has a segment encoding these proteins:
- a CDS encoding response regulator, with protein sequence MKPKVLIVENSWTMRETLRLLLSGDFDCATAADGETGLAQALAQPPDLLLSDVNMDGMDGYELLRRCREEATLRHLPVVFVSGFAPRSDGDPSLPVPDAYLVKPVKPAVLIAEIHALLRRGSGTLAPAVQAHTKG encoded by the coding sequence GTGAAGCCCAAGGTCCTCATCGTCGAAAACTCCTGGACGATGCGCGAGACGCTCCGTCTCCTGCTGTCGGGGGACTTCGACTGCGCCACGGCGGCGGACGGGGAGACGGGGCTGGCGCAGGCCCTGGCGCAGCCGCCGGACCTGCTCCTGTCGGACGTGAACATGGACGGCATGGACGGCTACGAGCTGCTGCGCCGCTGCCGCGAGGAGGCCACCCTCCGGCACCTGCCCGTCGTCTTCGTCAGCGGCTTCGCGCCCCGCTCGGACGGCGACCCCAGCCTCCCCGTGCCGGACGCCTACCTCGTCAAGCCCGTGAAGCCCGCGGTGCTCATCGCCGAAATCCACGCCCTCCTGCGACGGGGGAGCGGCACGCTCGCCCCCGCCGTCCAGGCCCACACCAAGGGGTGA
- a CDS encoding DUF1751 domain-containing protein, whose product MRPMRSFGGRGGGGWGLPGLETMASKLAVGLVAGSVLFLLTASGKGALLLLWPNSVFGQLFAWQPLTYAFVEDDPISILFGALLLWSIGGWLESTWGAKRLLLVAVGCTALAGYILGVVGLFLPLPGGYRGGWVMGSVLWVAYGLVIGRGQTNFWGIPLSGNAFAAIGAGFVVLRVLTAGLFSQLPHVLALVLVFAYVRGASPKRLLLHLQHWRLQRQLKGRSKHLRVVSKDRPDRDQYLN is encoded by the coding sequence ATGCGACCGATGCGCAGCTTCGGCGGCCGAGGCGGCGGTGGGTGGGGACTGCCCGGCCTGGAGACGATGGCGTCGAAGCTGGCGGTGGGGCTCGTCGCGGGCTCCGTGCTGTTCCTGCTGACGGCGAGCGGCAAGGGCGCGCTGCTGCTCTTGTGGCCCAACTCCGTGTTCGGCCAGCTCTTCGCCTGGCAGCCGCTCACGTACGCCTTCGTCGAGGACGACCCCATCAGCATCCTCTTCGGGGCGTTGCTCCTGTGGTCCATCGGCGGGTGGCTGGAGAGCACCTGGGGCGCGAAGCGCCTGCTGCTGGTGGCGGTGGGGTGCACGGCGCTGGCGGGCTACATCCTCGGTGTCGTGGGCCTGTTCCTGCCGCTGCCCGGCGGGTACCGGGGCGGCTGGGTGATGGGCTCGGTGCTGTGGGTGGCGTACGGGCTCGTCATCGGCCGGGGGCAGACGAACTTCTGGGGCATCCCCCTGTCGGGCAACGCCTTCGCGGCCATTGGCGCGGGCTTCGTGGTGCTGCGCGTGCTGACGGCGGGCCTCTTCAGTCAGCTGCCGCACGTGCTCGCGCTGGTGCTGGTGTTCGCCTACGTGCGCGGGGCCAGCCCCAAGCGGCTGCTCCTGCACCTGCAGCACTGGCGCCTGCAGCGCCAGCTGAAGGGCCGCTCCAAGCACCTGCGCGTGGTGTCCAAGGACCGTCCGGACCGGGACCAGTACCTCAACTGA
- the uraH gene encoding hydroxyisourate hydrolase translates to MSTLSTHVLDTHRGRPASGVPISLEVQGAGGEWKTLARGVTNDDGRVRDFLPAGARVEPGVYRMSFDTGAYFRALGVRGFYPSVTVVFELAAPDEHYHVPLLLSPFGYSTYRGS, encoded by the coding sequence ATGAGCACCCTGTCCACCCATGTCCTCGACACGCACCGGGGCCGTCCCGCCTCCGGCGTCCCCATCTCCCTGGAGGTCCAGGGGGCCGGGGGTGAATGGAAGACGCTGGCCCGGGGCGTCACCAACGACGACGGGCGCGTGCGCGACTTCCTCCCGGCGGGCGCCCGCGTGGAGCCCGGCGTCTACCGGATGAGCTTCGACACGGGCGCGTACTTCCGCGCGCTCGGCGTCCGGGGCTTCTACCCGTCCGTCACGGTGGTGTTCGAGCTGGCCGCGCCCGACGAGCACTACCACGTCCCGCTGTTGCTCAGCCCCTTCGGCTACTCGACGTACCGGGGGAGCTGA
- a CDS encoding acetyl-CoA C-acetyltransferase → MKSVSKSEEVFFLSGKRTPFGTYGGSLKDLSATDLAVESARAALAQAKVSAEQVQHVVYGNVVQTSADAIYLPRHVGLRTGVPIPVPALGVNRLCGSGFQAFVTAAEMMLTGQADCVLAGGTESMSQAPHVIRGARWGLPLGKGNLEDMLWTALTDSYTGNAMALTAEQLAVDYALTQDQVDEYAVLTQKRFAAAQEAGRFQDEIAPVTLKGKKGETVVAKDEHNRPETTVEGLRKLPKVFKKDGVVHAGAASGICDGAGSMVMATGGFVQQHGLKPIARLVNWGIAGCDPKVMGIGPAPAIRNLLERAQCKLSDVDLFEVNEAFAPQYLAVEKELGLPRERTNVNGGAIAVGHPLGASGARITTTLVYELKRRGARYGIGSACIGGGQGIAVLVEAL, encoded by the coding sequence ATGAAGAGCGTGTCCAAGTCCGAGGAAGTCTTCTTTCTTTCTGGCAAGCGCACCCCGTTCGGGACCTACGGCGGCAGCCTGAAGGACCTCAGCGCCACCGACCTGGCCGTGGAGTCCGCGCGTGCCGCCCTCGCCCAGGCGAAGGTGTCTGCGGAGCAGGTCCAGCACGTGGTGTACGGCAACGTCGTGCAGACGAGCGCGGACGCCATCTACCTGCCGCGCCACGTGGGCCTGCGCACCGGCGTCCCCATCCCGGTGCCCGCCCTGGGCGTCAACCGGTTGTGTGGCTCCGGCTTCCAGGCCTTCGTCACGGCGGCGGAGATGATGCTCACCGGCCAGGCCGACTGCGTGCTCGCCGGTGGCACCGAGTCCATGAGCCAGGCGCCCCACGTCATCCGCGGCGCGCGCTGGGGCCTGCCCCTGGGCAAGGGCAACCTGGAGGACATGCTCTGGACGGCGCTGACGGACAGCTACACCGGCAACGCCATGGCGCTGACCGCCGAGCAGCTCGCGGTGGACTACGCCCTCACGCAGGACCAGGTGGACGAGTACGCGGTGCTGACGCAGAAGCGCTTCGCCGCGGCGCAGGAGGCCGGCCGCTTCCAGGACGAGATCGCCCCCGTCACCCTCAAGGGGAAGAAGGGGGAGACGGTCGTCGCCAAGGACGAGCACAACCGCCCCGAGACGACGGTGGAGGGCCTGCGCAAGCTGCCCAAGGTCTTCAAGAAGGACGGCGTGGTGCACGCGGGCGCGGCCAGCGGCATCTGTGACGGCGCGGGCAGCATGGTGATGGCCACGGGCGGCTTCGTGCAGCAGCACGGGCTGAAGCCCATCGCGAGGCTGGTGAACTGGGGCATCGCCGGGTGCGACCCCAAGGTGATGGGCATCGGGCCCGCGCCGGCCATCCGCAACCTGCTGGAGCGCGCGCAGTGCAAGCTGTCCGACGTGGACCTCTTCGAGGTCAACGAGGCCTTCGCGCCGCAGTACCTCGCGGTGGAGAAGGAGCTGGGCCTGCCGCGCGAGCGGACCAACGTCAACGGCGGCGCCATCGCCGTGGGTCACCCGCTGGGCGCGTCTGGCGCGCGCATCACCACGACGCTCGTCTACGAGCTCAAGCGCCGCGGCGCCCGTTATGGTATCGGCTCCGCCTGTATCGGGGGCGGCCAGGGCATCGCGGTGCTGGTCGAGGCGCTCTGA
- the alc gene encoding allantoicase, with the protein MHAPEEGRLRVAFTELIDLAAEKVGGRALLASDEFFAGKENLLKPGRGVFIPDKYTEQGKWMDGWESRRKRVPGNDWCILQLGLPGVVRGVDIDTNHFLGNFPDYASVDALAVEGSPAPESLVDAAWTRILPQLKLQGGTRNLFPVVDERRWTHLRLNIYPDGGVARFRVHGEVRPDLERLARGGALVDLAAAENGGTVAQCNDAFFGPKDNLILPGRAAHMGEGWETRRKRLLPGSDWIVVKLAVPGTLERVEVDTAHYKGNFPESASLEGIFLREPLVDFANAHHLAWTEVLPRTKLQADFRHFFESELRAKGPFTHVRLNIFPDGGVSRLRVHGRPA; encoded by the coding sequence ATGCATGCACCCGAAGAGGGCCGGCTGCGCGTTGCCTTCACCGAACTCATCGACCTGGCCGCCGAGAAGGTGGGGGGCCGCGCGCTGCTCGCCTCCGACGAGTTCTTCGCCGGCAAGGAGAACCTGCTCAAGCCCGGCCGGGGCGTCTTCATCCCGGACAAGTACACGGAGCAGGGCAAGTGGATGGACGGCTGGGAGTCGCGCCGCAAGCGCGTGCCCGGCAACGACTGGTGCATCCTCCAACTGGGCCTGCCCGGCGTGGTGCGCGGCGTGGACATCGACACCAACCACTTCCTCGGCAACTTCCCCGACTACGCGTCGGTGGACGCGCTGGCGGTGGAGGGCTCTCCCGCGCCGGAGTCGCTCGTCGACGCGGCGTGGACGCGCATCCTCCCGCAGCTCAAGCTGCAGGGCGGCACGCGCAACCTGTTCCCCGTCGTCGACGAGCGCCGGTGGACGCACCTGCGGCTCAACATCTACCCGGACGGCGGCGTGGCGCGCTTCCGCGTGCACGGCGAGGTGAGGCCGGACCTGGAGCGGCTGGCGCGGGGCGGGGCGCTGGTGGACCTGGCCGCGGCGGAGAACGGCGGCACGGTGGCGCAGTGCAACGACGCCTTCTTCGGGCCCAAGGACAACCTCATCCTCCCGGGGCGCGCGGCCCACATGGGCGAGGGCTGGGAGACGCGGCGCAAGCGCCTGCTGCCCGGCTCCGATTGGATCGTCGTCAAGCTGGCCGTGCCGGGCACCCTGGAGCGCGTGGAGGTGGACACCGCGCACTACAAGGGCAACTTCCCGGAGAGCGCCTCGCTGGAGGGCATCTTCCTGCGCGAGCCGCTGGTGGACTTCGCCAACGCGCACCACCTCGCGTGGACGGAGGTGCTGCCGCGCACGAAGCTGCAGGCGGACTTCCGCCACTTCTTCGAGTCGGAGCTGCGCGCGAAGGGGCCCTTCACCCACGTGCGCCTCAACATCTTCCCGGACGGCGGGGTCAGCCGGCTGCGCGTCCACGGGCGGCCCGCGTGA
- a CDS encoding 2-hydroxychromene-2-carboxylate isomerase, with the protein MATPLRFCLDYLSPYAYLAWTRMPALAARHGRVVEPVPVLLAGLLNATGNIGPAEVPAKRVYIFKHTFRIAHELGVPFAPPPSHPFVPLLALRVTAAVEDLEARARLVSALYAAAWGGGGGVETPEQVSVAIRAAGLDAPALLAAAQRQDIKDRVRQNTEEALAAGAFGVPTVLADGELFFGMDSLGHLERFLRGEDPLRQVDLARWRDLPATASRR; encoded by the coding sequence ATGGCCACTCCCCTGCGCTTCTGCCTGGACTACCTGTCCCCCTACGCCTACCTCGCCTGGACCCGGATGCCCGCGCTCGCCGCGCGCCACGGCCGTGTCGTGGAGCCGGTGCCCGTGCTGCTGGCCGGCCTGCTCAACGCCACCGGCAACATCGGTCCGGCGGAGGTGCCCGCCAAGCGCGTCTACATCTTCAAGCACACCTTCCGCATCGCCCACGAGCTGGGCGTCCCGTTCGCGCCCCCGCCCTCGCACCCGTTCGTGCCGCTGCTCGCCCTGCGGGTGACGGCGGCCGTGGAGGACCTGGAAGCCCGGGCGCGGCTCGTGTCGGCGCTCTACGCGGCGGCCTGGGGCGGGGGAGGCGGGGTGGAGACGCCCGAGCAGGTATCGGTGGCCATCCGCGCCGCCGGGCTGGACGCACCGGCGCTGCTCGCCGCCGCCCAGCGCCAGGACATCAAGGACCGCGTTCGCCAGAACACCGAGGAGGCGCTCGCGGCGGGGGCCTTCGGGGTGCCCACGGTGCTCGCGGACGGCGAGCTGTTCTTCGGCATGGACTCGCTCGGCCACCTGGAGCGCTTCCTCCGGGGCGAGGACCCCTTGCGCCAGGTCGACCTGGCGCGCTGGCGGGACCTGCCAGCCACCGCGTCCCGGCGTTGA
- a CDS encoding serine/threonine-protein kinase PknK — protein sequence MVVTGRYRVEGLLGEGGMGRIWLADDLHERRRVALKEMQVPAGLTAGKTEELVLMFRHEFFAMKKLQHPGTLKVFDWGMTEAGNRFITMEVVDGQDLSSLARESPLDTRTLYRVLIQMAQVLAFIHSRLYVHCDIKASNVRITGSGAVKLMDFGVMHQLGTPSPGKLKGTLEYLAPEWQRGASIDGRADLYSLGVMAYYLATRRLPFKRNTPAALLADHLTRPPPRPSTLCPVDPALEEIILMLLAKDPRERFQDAGELMEALCHASGEPLPEEPLSARASYLHVPEVVGRAAELEALMNGLAEADWGQSRAVLIGAPAGVGKTRLLQEFELQAKLAELPFGRGQCRAEGQAPLTPLAQALRALMPHTPTEVMERLAPRLGRLLPSLGASSVGVAQVTSGEEKLALFGALAEWVRSLGKRMTFVLCFEDLHWADSASLEVINVLVRALHGTRGMVVGTFRSGELSRLSLAFQTVDEKLTWRLDLEPLAVEHVGELVGLALPGLEIPADFVERLHATTGGNAFFATECLRALVEEGALTRVGGRWEADPGLLASRTLPASIHEAVLARLGTAPQEQVALLRRLAPAGRTLELPMVRALADLPESELFSVLDGIVERQFLQEEEGRYVFTHDTVHQAVYDSMPEDERRAAHARVAMALQTLYFQRPDLTRAVGWHYLRSPEPELAIGPLLEAGRAAMAAQAMLEATLLLKEASTLLESAPDFPGRDRLLLRIWVTLVEVGYASDPPSSLVFAEKLFAHWAATVDLEEGRRSALEQLDAACSAPEAERPARLRELLREREADARSSPADIFWKQAELQILQAMALAIVGRTRDLDALLERVRREQPDISPYRAGTLLSQAVLCAYTGQTAGVLEAQAEQLARLRGLRDAMGWLPRRLAWSLGMGGYMMNLNLALRGEPLDARATRDGCAVAEEHGFTDVRAFHLFSEVARAAFTGDGAAFVPAFTEKTDLVRRLGNPRLMERNLAIFTPPYYLERGEHEHVAAVVARAETLARVLPEDRWLQCHVRVYQACRDILFEDTAAARESLPRALVAASEAGVRMGTLLHVYQSRFEREQGHLDVARAAAEAALARAVEPSLANPWDEILARRALAALLPGLEGRGHLERALVLARQTGNVLQVGLIHLALAEREGSAEAAVAELAEAETAFTEARAPSLLAQATSLRGVLQRGVDARRSA from the coding sequence ATGGTGGTGACGGGGCGCTACCGGGTGGAGGGCCTGCTGGGCGAGGGCGGCATGGGCCGCATCTGGCTGGCGGACGACCTGCACGAGCGGCGGCGGGTGGCGCTGAAGGAGATGCAGGTGCCCGCGGGGCTGACGGCGGGCAAGACGGAGGAGCTGGTGCTGATGTTCCGGCACGAGTTCTTCGCGATGAAGAAGCTGCAGCACCCCGGCACGTTGAAGGTGTTCGACTGGGGGATGACGGAGGCCGGCAACCGCTTCATCACGATGGAGGTGGTGGACGGCCAGGACTTGAGCTCGCTGGCGCGCGAATCGCCGCTGGACACGCGCACGCTGTACAGGGTGCTCATCCAGATGGCGCAGGTGCTGGCGTTCATCCATTCGCGCCTGTACGTCCACTGCGACATCAAGGCGAGCAACGTGCGCATCACCGGCTCCGGCGCGGTGAAGCTGATGGACTTCGGGGTGATGCACCAGCTGGGCACGCCCAGCCCCGGCAAGCTCAAGGGCACGTTGGAGTACCTGGCGCCGGAGTGGCAGCGCGGCGCGAGCATCGACGGGCGCGCGGACCTGTATTCGCTGGGGGTGATGGCCTACTACCTGGCCACGCGGCGGCTGCCCTTCAAGCGCAACACGCCCGCGGCGCTCCTGGCGGACCACCTGACGCGTCCGCCGCCCAGGCCCTCCACGCTGTGCCCGGTGGACCCGGCGCTGGAGGAGATCATCCTGATGCTGCTGGCGAAGGACCCTCGCGAGCGCTTCCAGGACGCCGGTGAGTTGATGGAGGCGCTGTGCCACGCCAGCGGCGAGCCCCTGCCGGAGGAGCCGTTGTCGGCGCGCGCCAGCTACCTGCACGTGCCGGAGGTGGTGGGGCGGGCTGCGGAGCTGGAGGCGCTGATGAACGGGCTGGCCGAGGCGGACTGGGGCCAGTCCCGCGCGGTGCTCATCGGCGCTCCGGCGGGCGTGGGCAAGACGCGGTTGCTGCAGGAGTTCGAGCTCCAGGCGAAGCTGGCGGAGCTGCCCTTCGGCCGGGGGCAGTGTCGCGCGGAGGGGCAGGCGCCGCTGACGCCCCTGGCGCAGGCCCTGCGCGCGTTGATGCCGCACACGCCCACGGAGGTGATGGAGCGGCTGGCGCCGAGGCTGGGGCGGCTGCTGCCCTCGCTGGGGGCCTCGTCGGTGGGCGTGGCGCAGGTGACGTCGGGGGAGGAGAAGCTGGCGCTGTTCGGGGCGCTGGCGGAGTGGGTGCGCTCGCTCGGCAAGCGGATGACGTTCGTGCTGTGCTTCGAGGACCTGCACTGGGCGGACAGCGCGTCTCTCGAGGTCATCAACGTGCTCGTCCGCGCGCTGCATGGCACCCGCGGCATGGTGGTGGGCACGTTCCGCTCCGGGGAGCTGAGCCGGCTGAGCCTCGCGTTCCAGACGGTGGACGAGAAGCTGACGTGGCGGTTGGACCTGGAGCCGCTCGCCGTCGAGCACGTGGGCGAGCTGGTGGGGCTCGCGCTGCCGGGGCTGGAGATTCCGGCGGACTTCGTGGAGCGGCTGCACGCCACGACGGGCGGCAACGCCTTCTTCGCCACCGAGTGCCTGCGCGCGTTGGTGGAGGAGGGGGCGTTGACGCGGGTGGGCGGTCGCTGGGAGGCGGACCCGGGGCTGCTGGCGTCGCGCACGCTGCCGGCGAGCATCCACGAGGCGGTGCTCGCGCGCCTGGGGACCGCGCCCCAGGAGCAGGTGGCGCTCCTGCGGCGGCTGGCCCCGGCGGGGCGGACGCTGGAGCTGCCCATGGTGCGGGCGCTGGCGGACCTGCCGGAGTCGGAGCTGTTCTCGGTGCTGGACGGCATCGTCGAGCGGCAGTTCCTCCAGGAGGAGGAGGGCCGCTACGTCTTCACGCACGACACCGTGCACCAGGCCGTCTACGACAGCATGCCGGAGGACGAGCGGCGGGCGGCGCACGCGCGGGTGGCCATGGCGTTGCAGACGCTCTACTTCCAGCGGCCGGACCTGACGCGCGCGGTGGGCTGGCACTACCTGCGCTCGCCGGAGCCGGAGCTGGCCATTGGCCCGTTGCTGGAGGCGGGGCGCGCGGCGATGGCGGCCCAGGCGATGCTGGAGGCCACGCTCCTGTTGAAGGAGGCGTCGACGCTGCTGGAGTCCGCGCCGGACTTCCCGGGGAGGGACCGGCTGCTGCTGCGCATCTGGGTGACGCTGGTGGAGGTGGGCTACGCGAGCGACCCGCCCAGCTCGCTCGTCTTCGCGGAGAAGCTGTTCGCGCACTGGGCGGCCACGGTGGACCTGGAGGAGGGGCGGAGGAGCGCGCTGGAGCAGCTCGACGCCGCGTGCTCGGCGCCGGAGGCCGAGCGGCCCGCGCGGTTGCGGGAGCTGCTGCGCGAGCGCGAGGCGGACGCGCGGTCCTCGCCGGCCGACATCTTCTGGAAGCAGGCGGAGCTGCAGATCCTCCAGGCCATGGCGCTGGCCATCGTCGGGCGGACGCGGGACCTGGACGCGCTGCTGGAGCGCGTGCGTCGCGAGCAGCCGGACATCTCGCCGTACCGGGCGGGGACGTTGCTCTCGCAGGCGGTGCTCTGCGCGTACACGGGGCAGACCGCGGGCGTGCTGGAGGCCCAGGCCGAGCAGCTGGCGCGGCTGCGTGGGCTGCGCGACGCCATGGGCTGGCTGCCGCGGCGGCTGGCGTGGTCGCTGGGCATGGGCGGCTACATGATGAACCTGAACCTGGCCCTGCGCGGCGAGCCGCTCGACGCGCGGGCCACGCGGGACGGGTGCGCGGTGGCGGAGGAGCACGGCTTCACGGACGTGCGCGCCTTCCACCTGTTCTCCGAGGTCGCGCGCGCGGCCTTCACGGGGGACGGCGCGGCCTTCGTGCCGGCGTTCACGGAGAAGACGGACCTGGTGCGCAGGCTGGGCAATCCCCGGTTGATGGAGCGCAACCTGGCCATCTTCACGCCGCCCTACTACCTGGAGCGCGGCGAGCACGAGCACGTGGCGGCGGTGGTGGCCCGCGCGGAGACGCTGGCGCGGGTGTTGCCCGAGGACCGGTGGTTGCAGTGCCACGTGCGGGTGTACCAGGCCTGTCGGGACATCCTCTTCGAGGACACGGCGGCGGCGCGCGAGTCGCTGCCTCGGGCGCTCGTGGCGGCGAGCGAGGCGGGGGTCCGCATGGGGACGCTCCTGCATGTCTACCAGTCCCGGTTCGAGCGGGAGCAGGGGCACCTGGACGTGGCGCGCGCGGCGGCGGAGGCGGCGCTCGCGCGGGCGGTGGAGCCGTCGTTGGCCAATCCCTGGGATGAAATCCTCGCGCGCCGCGCGCTGGCGGCGCTCCTGCCGGGGCTGGAGGGCCGCGGTCACCTCGAGCGCGCGCTGGTGCTGGCGCGGCAGACGGGCAATGTGCTCCAGGTGGGGCTCATCCACCTGGCGCTGGCGGAGCGCGAGGGCTCCGCGGAGGCGGCGGTGGCCGAGCTGGCGGAGGCGGAGACGGCCTTCACCGAGGCCCGCGCGCCGAGCCTGCTCGCGCAGGCCACCTCGCTGCGCGGCGTGCTCCAGCGTGGCGTGGACGCCCGCCGCAGCGCGTGA
- the uraD gene encoding 2-oxo-4-hydroxy-4-carboxy-5-ureidoimidazoline decarboxylase, with the protein MSALERLNRMFPGDAKAELMRCCGSSRWADGMTRARPFRDAAHLLAESEWLWKQTGPDDWREAMTHHPRIGESALREKFASTASWSSQEQGGVKGASEDVIRGLAEGNAAYEARFGFIFLVCATGKGAEEMLAILRERMENAPDEELRVAAGEQAKITRIRLEKLLAS; encoded by the coding sequence GTGAGCGCGCTGGAGCGACTCAACCGGATGTTCCCGGGCGACGCCAAGGCGGAGCTGATGCGCTGCTGTGGCTCGTCGCGCTGGGCGGATGGCATGACGCGCGCGCGGCCCTTCCGCGACGCGGCGCACCTGCTCGCGGAGTCGGAGTGGCTCTGGAAGCAGACGGGCCCGGACGACTGGCGCGAGGCGATGACGCACCACCCGCGCATCGGCGAGTCCGCCCTGCGCGAGAAGTTCGCCTCCACCGCCTCCTGGTCGTCCCAGGAGCAGGGCGGGGTGAAGGGCGCGTCCGAGGACGTCATCCGGGGCCTGGCCGAGGGCAACGCGGCCTACGAGGCCCGCTTCGGCTTCATCTTCCTCGTGTGCGCCACGGGGAAGGGCGCGGAGGAGATGCTGGCCATCCTCCGCGAGCGAATGGAGAACGCGCCGGACGAGGAGCTGCGCGTCGCGGCCGGCGAGCAGGCGAAGATCACCCGCATCCGACTGGAGAAGCTGCTGGCGTCATGA